From Mauremys mutica isolate MM-2020 ecotype Southern chromosome 15, ASM2049712v1, whole genome shotgun sequence, one genomic window encodes:
- the LOC123349981 gene encoding izumo sperm-egg fusion protein 3-like, with amino-acid sequence MRSQRGRGSVDMSCSLLLLLLLLRPQGAGGCLHCDRPFLRGLGVLLGEAVPSEVPNRDALIQRQVEAFERLYSTHLPEKHHRVLDVRRMLAVKAALSGWLRALKETPWKGVHLLQLMLAQHRESLRTRLREALESFADVACSEDCTVTEGPVLDCWTCLRINAQCFDGELCGEEDPRDAERKEITLYLFLVCQSVLLASAALLYCVCCRHRRWLEDRAWAGPGTWLC; translated from the exons ATGAGGTCACAGCGGGGCCGGGGATCCGTGGACATGtcctgctccctcctgctcctcctgctgctgctgcgcccCCAGGGGGCGGGCGGCTGCCTGCACTGCGACCGGCCCTTCctgcgggggctgggggtgctgctgggggaggcgGTGCCCTCTGAAGTGCCCAACCGGGACGCCCTAATTCAGCGCCAGGTCGAGGCCTTTGAGCGCCTCTACAGCACCCACCTGCCAGAGAAACACCACCGGGTGCTGG ATGTCCGCAGGATGCTGGCTGTGAAAGCTGCTCTGAGCGGCTGGCTGAGGGCTCTCAAGGAGACGCCCTGGaaag GGGTTCACCTGCTGCAGCTGATGCTGGCCCAGCACCGCGAGTCCCTGCGAACCCGCCTCCGAGAGGCCCTGGAGAGCTTCGCCGACGTGG CCTGCTCCGAGGACTGCA CGGTTACAGAGGGGCCAGTTCTCGACTGCTGGACCTGCCTTCGCATCAATGCCCAGTGCTTCGACGGGGAGCTCTGCGGAg AGGAGGACCCACGGGACGCGGAGAGGAAGGAAATCACCCTCTATCTCTTCCTGGTCTGCCAGTCCGTGCTCCTGGCCTCGGCCGCACTGCT GTACTGCGTGTGCTGCCGTCACCGCAggtggctggaggacagggcctggGCCGGACCGGGCACGTGGCTGTGCTAG
- the LOC123349982 gene encoding uncharacterized protein LOC123349982, translating into MVVAGTMLVLVVLVLPLLAPGAAPCLRCWPDAPPYVHYDVRLLLGAAQPGGAAGLERLLSALILEGDPGVRIMERERLEREAGKLFYRLDQIITRNRQDPGRLMKEAVLEKQNFTRRLRAASAEVRQQVCSASCGRPEPFDLSECDSCERLQARCRDQRVCAGAAVILAVGLSLLGLVLGAAVGRRARPAGGTGAEEGPVAARTEPPTEQGDGAPADLGDGAPAEQGDGAPADLGDGAPTNLGNGAPAEQGDGAPADLGDGAPTSLGNGAPAEQGDGAATATH; encoded by the exons ATGGTGGTTGCCGGGACGATGCTGGTGCTGGTGGTGCTGGTGCTGCCCCTGCTGGCCCCGGGCGCCGCCCCCTGCCTGCGCTGCTGGCCGGACGCCCCCCCCTACGTCCACTACGACgtgcggctgctgctgggggcggcGCAGCCTGGGGGGGCCGCGGGGCTGGAGCGGTTGCTCAGCGCCCTCATCCTGGAgggggaccccggcgtccggATCATGG AACGGGAGCGCCTGGAGCGAGAAGCCGGGAAGCTCTTCTATCGCCTGGACCAGATCATCACCCGCAACAGGCAGG ATCCAGGGCGCCTGATGAAAGAGGCAGTGCTTGAAAAGCAGAACTTCACCCGGCGCCTGAGAGCAGCGTCGGCAGAGGTCCGGCAGCAAG TGTGCAGCGCGTCCTGTG GCCGGCCTGAGCCCTTTGATTTGTCCGAGTGCGACAGCTGTGAACGCCTCCAAGCTCGGTGCAGGGACCAGAGGGTCTGCGCAG gagctgccgtGATCCTGGCCGTGGGGCTGAGCCTGctggggctggtgctgggagccgcgGTGGG GAGGCGAGCGAGGCCGGCGGGCGGCACAGGGGCCGAGGAGGGGCCGGTGGCAGCCAGGACGGAGCCCCCGACAGAGCAGGGGGACGGGGCCCCCGCGGACCTGGGGGACGGGGCCCCCgcagagcagggggatggggccCCCGCGGACCTGGGGGACGGGGCCCCCACAAACCTGGGGAATGGGGCCCCCGCAGAGCAGGGGGACGGGGCCCCCGCGGACCTGGGGGACGGGGCCCCCACAAGCCTGGGGAATGGGGCCCCCGCAGAGCAGGGGGACGGGGCCGCGACTGCGACTCATTAA